TTTTCATTCACTCCGTCGCTACTGTCTTTAGAAGCATCTTCAGAATGCTGCTTTCCTAGGGCAACCATTGAGCAGTCATTATCTGTTGTCTTGGCATcttgctttgaattctttttttgtcCCATTTGAAGTTGGCTAGACTTGTAGGCCAAAGCCGGTATAGTGTTCACTAAAATTAACTgcaatggttttttgttttccttgtacTGACACTGAATATACCGTGAAAAGGCTGACCTATAAGTCTTGTTGAACAGTGTGTAGACTAGTGGGTTGACTGCTGAAGAGAGATAACCGATCCAAACAAACACATTGAGCAGGGCCCCAATGACATCCTCATTGCAAGACTCTTTGCAGATGACAGCCATGATGTTCGTGATGAAGAAAGGGCACCACATCACCACAAACAGGAAGAAGACGATACCCAGCACCTTGCATGCCTTTTGCTCATTGCTGATGGACTGCATAGTCCTTCTGCCTGTGTAGGACCCTGGGTCCCTGTGGATCGACCGCTGGAACAGCTTTTCTGAAGACAAAGAACTCTGAGGGAGGAAGCTGAAAGAAGCTAATTTGGCCCGTGTGCCGAGATCACTTACACACAAAGTAGCTTCTTTCTGGAGTGACTTGATAGTTAGAAAGTAGGTGATCACCATGATGGTCAAGGGAATGAAAAATGACACAAAAGAGCCGATCAAGACAAAGTTATCATCGGCGAGTAAGCAACTCCCCTCCTTAAAGACCTTCGAATCATCCTGTAGCCCAAAGACTGGTATTGGCATCGATATACCTGGAGTTGGACAGAAAATGAAACATGATTATTAAGGAGTTGAGTATATGAAGGCAAGAGCATCACCACTTAATGTTGGCTATTGAAAAGATTTTATACCAACATTGTTTAAAAGCTTAACATACTTTGAGAATTTAAAATTCCTTTGGACTTACTTATGTGTTTTGTAAGTATATATTATGTAGTTCCTTGTATGTTTTATTGCCCCATATAGCTAATCCTTTACTTACAAAGAACTATAATCTAGCTTTAATTTTTTATGccatatttttctgattatactATTATACTTATTAATTGAAGAAACACACAGAGAGgtaaataactaaaaaatgtCCAATAACATCACCATCTAGAGATAGCCACAATTAACAACTGAtgctgttcattttatttatatatttatttatttttgtctatgaAAATCTAGAAtatagatttgtttctttttttgatgctGTTCGttttagatacacacacacacacactcttaccaTGTGCACACATTTTAGAACAGAATTGAGGTTCTTTTTCACaaacagttctgtatctttttaaaaaatctaataatatgtCACAAGCATggcttatatataaaaataactataaaattataaatatagtaTCTTTTCTCTCTAGACAGTTTGGGAAGTACAAAAATGTaacaatgaataaagaaaaataatatgtattctcACCAGCCAGGGGCAAACATAATTTACATTTGTATCATTTCTTCTTCCACTTACATGTACCTACAAACGTGTATATGCAGTACTTTATATGCAGTACTTTGTATCTTATATGTTTTAGATCTTCCTATTCCATTTAACATTATAAATCATGATAAttgcacataaaatatttttgagaaatacaattttctaatattaattaaagctggaggcatcacgctacctgacttcaaactatactacaaggctacagtaaccNacatgtaccctacaacttaaagtataataataataaataaattaaaaaaaaaaaaacctcatctctgTCCTACATTATTAGGCCCCATCTTAAAAGTATTGTATCCTTTCTCCCATTTGTATCAAGGGGGCAGATTTTGGAGTGATTCTCTCTGAAAGCTTGGAGAATGAGTCTTACATGTGACATGTCTCATTTCAGAGACTCTGGTCTAGAAGGTGTGGGGAAAAACAGTCATGGTGTCTGGAAAGTTAGGTTGCAGCAGGTGCACACACAGTCCAGACCCACAGCAGTCAGTTCTCTTTCCT
This is a stretch of genomic DNA from Theropithecus gelada isolate Dixy chromosome 17, Tgel_1.0, whole genome shotgun sequence. It encodes these proteins:
- the HTR2A gene encoding 5-hydroxytryptamine receptor 2A isoform X2 yields the protein MQFLKSAKQKPNYYHIMLVEDQEEGILHQFNYCELYTCYSVTRCISCVDPEDKWYRWPLPSKLCAVWIYLDVLFSTASIMHLCAISLDRYVAIQNPIHHSRFNSRTKAFLKIIAVWTISVGISMPIPVFGLQDDSKVFKEGSCLLADDNFVLIGSFVSFFIPLTIMVITYFLTIKSLQKEATLCVSDLGTRAKLASFSFLPQSSLSSEKLFQRSIHRDPGSYTGRRTMQSISNEQKACKVLGIVFFLFVVMWCPFFITNIMAVICKESCNEDVIGALLNVFVWIGYLSSAVNPLVYTLFNKTYRSAFSRYIQCQYKENKKPLQLILVNTIPALAYKSSQLQMGQKKNSKQDAKTTDNDCSMVALGKQHSEDASKDSSDGVNEKVSCV
- the HTR2A gene encoding 5-hydroxytryptamine receptor 2A isoform X1 — its product is MDILCEENTSLSSTTNSLMQLNEDTRLYSNDFNSGEANTSDAFNWTVDSENRTNLSCEGCLSPSCLSLLHLQEKNWSALLTAVVIILTIAGNILVIMAVSLEKKLQNATNYFLMSLAIADMLLGFLVMPVSMLTILYGYRWPLPSKLCAVWIYLDVLFSTASIMHLCAISLDRYVAIQNPIHHSRFNSRTKAFLKIIAVWTISVGISMPIPVFGLQDDSKVFKEGSCLLADDNFVLIGSFVSFFIPLTIMVITYFLTIKSLQKEATLCVSDLGTRAKLASFSFLPQSSLSSEKLFQRSIHRDPGSYTGRRTMQSISNEQKACKVLGIVFFLFVVMWCPFFITNIMAVICKESCNEDVIGALLNVFVWIGYLSSAVNPLVYTLFNKTYRSAFSRYIQCQYKENKKPLQLILVNTIPALAYKSSQLQMGQKKNSKQDAKTTDNDCSMVALGKQHSEDASKDSSDGVNEKVSCV